TGAAAGAGAAGAATTTTAACATTTTCACCTGTTTGAGATGCACTTGGTTCAATTTTCATCTGTCATGAGGGGTTTGATGCTCCATTTCTGACCATCTTGTTTTTAATGGTAACGCCTAAGAGTTGTTGGTACGTTCGCTTATTACCTTGGCTAAACCATCCAATTGCATCTAACTTTCTGTATTTGTGCACATTTTGTATTCTTAATATCTCTTAGTTATTAGCATTAAGACCCATTATATGTTGACGATTTTGAGGAAGAACAATTTTCAATAGCATTTTTGAATATTGGGGCAAGCAATTGACAGATTAAAGTGGAATTACCTAGTTAACTACACTGTAAAGGTACATTCATGTTGATGGGCCACAGTTCAAGTAGGCAGTTCATTAGTACCATCTCATGGGTAGTTAGAGATTGGCATTAAAATAGGCCTTGCCGGTGATGCCCGCAAATGTGTAACAGAGAATATCTAATACATACTAATAAAGCATTTCTTGCAAGATGTTGAATTGAATAGTCCTCAGCCTATACATGCAGAGGTGATATGACAACAGGTACTGAAACAATTGGTTAAGCTTCGTTCAAATAAGTCTTTCCACTTGTGGTGGTTGCACCATGTTCCACATCTCCACTCGTGATCCCTCCTTCTCCTGCCGGCTTGGGCTGTAGGCCCCATGTGTTGCTCTTTTATTCAGGGTCATAATAGTGGCAGCAAGTACTAGAAAGAAAATCAGCAACAACACGACGGTGACCAACCCAGTATAAAGAAGAAGCTCTGACGTCCAAGCTTCCTGCTGACAAGAGCGAAAACAATTAAACATTTAGGGATAACTCACACTGGATTAGCTGTGAAGCTGCCTTGTTTTGAAGAAATaatgcacgcgcacacacacactctttgaGTTCCACAGCTTTGTGACAGATTTTTTTTATCTCCAATCGTTGAGTAGCATAGGGAATACCTGGGGTGTGTTGACATCGTCCACCATTAACCCCCAAGATTGTATCCCAAAGCTTCAACACATCAAATCAGGCGCTCTTCTGGTGGTAGTTTAAGAGCATTGTTCATTTCCATTTGAGCTCCTGTTTGTTCCTGGTTGCTTGGGCTGTAGTTCCCTTCAGTCTTGCGTTTCTCACGCAGTCTTAGGATTAGAAAAGTCAGAATGGCAGCAAGAACTATCACCCCAACAATGACACATGGAGCCACAATGGCTGCTATGTTTACTTGGCTAGGTGGCGAAGTTGTCTGTGAAAATAATCCATATTTTTATTATTAGAAAGACTGACACAAATGGGACAAACATTTGTCTAGACTAGGCCTGTAAATCAAAAGCCCAAACTAACTTACTTTTGTTTAAAAGCATATTTAAGTTTGATTTGGATTGTGCTACCTTAATGAGTAGTGGAGGCAGACTCGTAAGACATTTTTGAAAGAAAATTGGTAAATGACTGGTAAATAGTTGCAAGGAAATGAAGAAGGTGAATGACGGGTAGGATTAATTGGAATGCTCTTTTACACATGAAGCATGGATGTGATTAGCTAAATATTTGTCTTCCATGCCTTCTTGTATTTTGGGATTAAAATATTTCCAGGTGAGATGTTTCCATTTACTTTAATACCCATTTACTTCTAAAAACCCAAGATCTTTTGGAAATACATATAACCTGCCCATCAGTAAAAATATTTTCCTTGCATCCACTTTTCTACTGCCTTCCTTCACTGCTCTTGGTGATCAGTGAGATAATGACCTGACATAGACCAGCCCAACATCCAGCTTTAGGACGAGCTGATGCCTGCTAGCTGGAAAAGTTGGTATGTGTTCAGACTCTTCCCCGGCACTCTGGACTATACTGGGGATCCTGGAGATTGAGGGTGAACTGAGGATCAAGTCTCATTCCAAGCCAGCATCAACAGAGTTACTCATCTGCTGCAGCTTCAGTTTTTATATTTACATTATGCTTGTTTTCTTCCCACTCTTGGGTAACATCTATCACACAATGGACTACTTCAACATTAAGCCCTGATGTAATCATTCATGCATAATAAATTCATATATTGTATCTAATTCAATGCTTGTTATGAATATGATGCCCTTCTCTATCAGGAATATTTCCACAACAAAAGCATGAAAGGCTTGGAAACTGCAATCTGATTTTCTGAAGTGGCACTTATACATAAATGCATTAGCTGGATAATGCATATaattgcactaatttaatttcatTTCAATTGTAAAGGCTTCTTTAAAAACGGCATTGTTGATCATGGTATTAATCTGATAGTATCCTATTAGTGATAATTGGAAGATCAATTGGCACCCCAAAGATAAACCTGTATAGTGCGACAGAAACAGTTTTAACTAAATCCTTTCTGAATTGTTCCTTAAAAGCTAAGTTAGACTGAAACCCGTAGTGTATATCAACATCAGGTCAACTTAAATCTATCAACTTACAGATGATGAGTTATCAGGCTTCCTTGATGGTGTAGAATCTGTAACATTCACTGCTGTAAAGGAATCAATACTAGTATGAAGACATTACTGGAATGTTGAAAGTTGAAATCTACACGATCTAAACCGAAATTGCCACTCTTCTCCTGACAAAACAGTAATGCAAATGTATTTTTATTGCAGGCTTTCTTTAACAAGGTGAGGGGTTGCAAAGTGGAGAATCTTAGTACTTGGCTCAGTGAACAGGTTTTAGCTCAGTTAGTGAATTTTGCCTGTGTTGCAGACACCTATTCTTAAAATGGAAATGTGTGAACCAGAGTGGAAAGCTGGGCTGCTGATCTGAGCTGCTGGTGAAATTCTAATACGGAGGGAAAGCCTCTGCATgtgttttcttctttttattAACATTACAAATCTGAAAGTGTTCTGATGAGGGAAGTGCAACCCTCATTTACAGGCCTGGCCTCAACTTCCATTTGCTTAGAGTCAAGAAGCAGAAATGTTAgctctttttctctctgcacaaaaACTGCCTCTTGCAATTCCAAACtaatctgttttatttttaactcCTGGCAACCAGTGTGAATGTCACAGATTGTAAAAATTTGACTTAGTTGAATAATAGCTGTATAAACCGATGTTACAAATAGCAACCTTTGCATTTATGTTGAGATACTGACTAAATCTGTGGGTAATACACTGCAAAATAACTATTGATAACTAATAATAAGCAAATCATACTTCCTCATAACTTTCTCTGATGTAAGTAGGTACAGAATACTGGTATTAAAATGCCCAAATCTAATACATTATCAAACTACCGAAGTTCTACTGAAACTACTCACTACATTTCAAGTCTAACAAGGAAGTCTTTGAGGAAGTTTGTGTAAATACTGACTTGGTTAAAAATTCACAGTATTAAAATGATCCAAAATGGAATATAACGGGGCAGATTTGTCTGAATCTGCTGGCAGATAAGAACATAACTGGGCTAGTCCTGAGTGAGGCAGTTCTGCAGAATTCTGCTCAGCATATCATTGGTCCACAGTGATTCCACACATTCCACAGTGCACAGGGATTACTGGTCAATTCCACCATCACAGCACTAATGTCCATGACCCTCCAGCTCTCACAATTGGGAAATCTTCCCATTCCAACTAATGCAAATGCCACACAAAATGCTTGCAGTCAGCTATCAGAACAAAGtacagattttcttttttttttattcattAATTAGGTTGATTCGAATGGTTTAGAGAATGTGTTTTAATATTTCTAATTTTGTAGAATTATTTTCATCTATTAATAGATTCTATTTAACTTTGAATATTCAGTAACAGTGACAGGTTTCACGGCCAGTGGGGATTCACAGCCTTCACATCTGCTTCCTCCCATTTAGCCTATGCTGCCCATTGAGTTATGTTGATCATATTTAATATGCCCCatccaaaatgctgaaggaactcagcaggccaggcatgggggatttcaacttccctagtgTAAACTGGGACCTTCTCAGTGGAAGGGGTTTAGactgggcagaatttgttaagtgtacccaggaaggtttcttaaatcaatatgtggatggTCCAACGTGAGGAAGGGCTGTACCGGATCtgttgttgggtaatgagcctggttAGATGACTGACTTTTCAGTGGGTGaatagttagggaacagtgaccacaactccctaactttaaggataggtatggtccttgcAGGAGAGTTTTAAACTGGAATAGGGTAAATTATGAAGGCATTAGGAAGGATCTAtgaagagttaattgggaacactttttttctggcaagtccacattaGACCACATGGAGGGtgcttaaagatcaattgcacagaatgCAGGAAAGATATGTTCCTGTTGGAAGGAAGGATGGGGATGGAAAGATAGGAGAACCTTGGATTGCCAGagtggtgatgaatttagtcaagaagaaaaattaGAAGTATGTAAAGCTGCAGAATCTATGGTCAAATGAAGCATATGTGGAGTAGAAAGCAGCCAGAAAGGAACTAAAGAAGAGAATTAGGAAAGCCAAggggggccatgaaaagtccttgttAAGTCGGATTAAGGTGAATCTTAAGGCATTCTTTACATACATCAAGAGTGAGAAGTTaactagggagagagtgggaccactcaaggataaagggggaacaCTTTCTTGGATGCTGAGAaagtgagtgaggtacttaatgagtacttcgcTTTAGTGCGTagcaaggaaaaggatatggaggaccaggagatcagtgctgagtgtataaacatattagggcatttagaggtcaaggaggaggaagtgctgggcctcctaatgagtattaaggtggacaGGTCCCCGAGGCCTGATGGGTTTTGCCTCacgttattgaaggaggcaagaaacGAAATTGCAGGGCCCTTGACTCATAGCTTCATGTCCTCCCCAGGCACAGGCAAGGTCCTGGGGACTGGCTAGATGCTAATGTTGTAACTCTACTTAAGAAggagaacaagagaaaatcctgagaactatagaccagtgagtctcacaccagttgtagggaaatagctagagaaaattcttagggatacgATATATGAGCATTTTGAAACCCAtggccttattagggagagtcagcatggctttgtgtggagcAGGTCATGTCTtgccaacttgattgagttttttgacaaggtgacaagagagattgatgaaggtagggcagtggatggtgtttacatggactttagtaaggcgtttgataaAATCCCtaatgggaggctaatccagaaatATAAGATGCATGGGGTAACATGGTGAATTGgtgcttggattcagaactgccttgcgcatagaagacagagggttgtGGTTGAAGGAACTtattgagctggaggtctgtaattagtggtgttcctcagggatctatgTTGTTAGTGATGTATCtaagtgacttggatgaaaatgtagatggatgggttagtaagtttatggatgataccaagattggtggagttgtggacagtgtagaagactggcaaagaatacagtataATATATGTCATTTGCAAATAAGGGCAGGGAAAAGGAAGATGGTGTTTacaaataaatgtgaggtgttgcacttctatCTGGTAAAAGTAggtcaaatgcaaggagacagtacactgttaagggcaagatccctaacggtgttgctgagcagagagatcttgggatccaggttcatagctccttgaaggtGGCTACACAGGCCAATAAGATGGTTAAGAATGCATTTTGAATGATTGGTTTTATCactcaaggcattgagttcaaaagtccaGGTCATGTTGCATAGATTTGTCATAGAGTCAAAGGGTCCAGCATAGAAAGAGGCCCTCTGGCCCACTTAGTCCATGCCAagatcatttaaactgcctaatcccatcaacctgcatcgagaccattgccctccatacccttaccatccacgtacccatccaaacttctcttaaattttggaattgagcttgcatgcacaacttgagctggcagcttattctacaCTCTTGTGActctctgagtgaggaagttcccttcatgttccccttaaacttttatcctttcacccataacctgtggcttctggttgtagtcccacctaacctcagtggaaaaagcctgcttgcctcTTAACTCTGTCAAATTtccactcaatcttctatgttctgggGAATGAAGTTCTAACATAttctatctttccttataactcaagtcttcCAGACttgggaacatc
The nucleotide sequence above comes from Hypanus sabinus isolate sHypSab1 chromosome 11, sHypSab1.hap1, whole genome shotgun sequence. Encoded proteins:
- the LOC132402105 gene encoding protein crumbs homolog 3-like; the protein is MEEQLLPILGWLLTTILFLKEGVFLTQAVNVTDSTPSRKPDNSSSTTSPPSQVNIAAIVAPCVIVGVIVLAAILTFLILRLREKRKTEGNYSPSNQEQTGAQMEMNNALKLPPEERLI